One region of Bradyrhizobium betae genomic DNA includes:
- a CDS encoding DUF4043 family protein, which yields MALTTTAANNKLIYFRKEIYREYVRENLFSPYMGPSMNAIIRVITDLDKGGKNGGEQINIPLRARLNGAGVGSGALRGNEEGLDNQGTRMWIDWSRHAVTITNAEEQKSSIDLYAEIKPALTDWGQEKQRDEIVDGFYALPSQNPPAGLGSANGQRVNGILFDAATAAQRNTWITDNADRILVGNGNTANLVAGNFAASMANVTGAMIVSGALVNRMKRSAKKANPRIRPFKLKENGTEWFVLFVGQEQFRDAQNDADIKGANQNSRARENQGYLKNPIFVDGDLLYNGVIIREIPELSLRLPVFYATAGSGGIQIAPAFLCGQGAMAWCWGKMPTPTFLKEDDYQFLRGAGIKMAYGVGKIAKLNAAGNFKEWGVYTAFLAAVGDN from the coding sequence ATGGCGCTTACGACCACTGCTGCAAACAACAAGCTCATCTACTTCCGAAAGGAAATCTACCGGGAATATGTTCGCGAGAACCTGTTCTCGCCCTATATGGGACCGTCGATGAACGCGATCATTCGCGTCATCACGGACCTGGACAAGGGCGGCAAGAACGGCGGCGAGCAAATCAACATCCCGCTCCGCGCCCGCCTCAATGGCGCTGGCGTCGGCTCGGGCGCACTGCGCGGCAACGAAGAGGGTCTGGACAACCAGGGCACCCGCATGTGGATCGACTGGTCGCGGCACGCGGTCACGATCACCAACGCCGAAGAGCAGAAGTCCTCGATCGACCTCTACGCCGAGATCAAGCCGGCGCTGACTGATTGGGGTCAGGAGAAGCAGCGCGACGAGATCGTCGATGGCTTCTACGCGCTGCCGTCGCAGAACCCGCCCGCGGGCCTCGGCTCTGCGAACGGCCAGCGCGTCAATGGCATCCTGTTCGATGCTGCAACCGCGGCCCAGCGCAACACCTGGATCACGGACAATGCCGACCGCATCCTGGTCGGCAACGGCAACACGGCCAATCTCGTTGCCGGCAACTTCGCCGCCTCGATGGCGAACGTGACCGGCGCGATGATTGTGTCGGGCGCGCTCGTCAACCGCATGAAGCGGTCGGCGAAAAAGGCCAATCCGCGCATCCGTCCCTTCAAACTGAAGGAAAACGGGACGGAGTGGTTCGTGCTGTTCGTCGGACAGGAGCAGTTCCGCGATGCCCAGAACGACGCCGACATCAAGGGTGCCAACCAGAACTCGCGCGCGCGCGAGAACCAGGGCTATTTGAAGAACCCGATCTTCGTCGATGGTGACCTGCTCTACAACGGCGTCATCATCCGCGAGATCCCGGAGCTGTCGCTGCGCCTGCCGGTCTTCTACGCGACGGCAGGTTCCGGCGGCATTCAGATCGCGCCGGCGTTCCTGTGCGGGCAGGGTGCGATGGCCTGGTGCTGGGGCAAGATGCCGACGCCGACCTTCCTTAAGGAGGACGACTATCAGTTCCTCCGCGGCGCGGGCATCAAGATGGCCTACGGCGTCGGCAAGATCGCCAAGCTCAATGCGGCGGGCAACTTCAAGGAGTGGGGTGTCTATACCGCCTTCCTTGCCGCGGTCGGCGACAACTAG
- a CDS encoding SNF2-related protein: MHHAADDLLAAAAALAWRDEAAGLRTYGKLAHVAEACRWVITDLEPQVAIRAKRIFPRISATQVGSYTFVDGDETRSELEWFIERYPLVVTPADRALLAEGRIRFEQIRSEIDRVLTTGWQPSGRPAMLRPNKALRPNQARAVEVARRTGRLLIADDVGMGKTLAAIAAAMDERFLPMAICCEAHVAEQWQKEFIGEFTTLSSHVIQSTKPYPLPSVDCYVFRYSNQWGWVDIAATGMFKTAIFDEVQNLRHGRGTQKGEAASVFANHAAMRIGLSATPVYGYGGEIFNILDIIDPGILGARDEFIREWCKYADDKKLIIENPQALGAHLRDLNIMVREVGGGPPPNRIVVDVPYDDEAAAADEQLARTLALKVMSGSFTERGQAARELDMMARHTTGVAKARHVAAYVKILLDAKTPIILGGWHRDVYDIWLKELADYNPMLYTGSETALQKSAAKRAFMQGETDCIIMSLRSGAGLDGLQHRCATVVHGELDWSREVHKQLAGRLRPHARTDPITEIFIVADGGSDPVIASVQGLKASQARGIIDPKAAGLEQVHTDESRIKALAKMYLEKGK; the protein is encoded by the coding sequence ATGCACCACGCCGCCGATGATCTTCTGGCAGCTGCCGCAGCGCTCGCCTGGCGCGATGAGGCCGCAGGCCTGCGCACCTACGGCAAGCTTGCGCACGTGGCGGAGGCTTGCCGCTGGGTGATCACGGATCTGGAGCCGCAGGTCGCGATCCGGGCCAAGCGCATCTTCCCGCGCATTTCGGCAACGCAGGTCGGCTCCTACACCTTCGTCGACGGCGACGAAACGCGCTCCGAGCTCGAATGGTTCATCGAGCGCTATCCGCTGGTCGTGACGCCCGCCGATCGCGCCCTGCTCGCCGAAGGGCGCATCCGCTTCGAGCAGATCAGGTCCGAGATCGACCGCGTGCTGACGACCGGCTGGCAGCCCTCTGGCCGGCCGGCGATGCTGCGGCCTAACAAGGCCCTGCGGCCGAACCAGGCGCGCGCCGTCGAGGTCGCCCGCCGCACGGGACGGCTGCTGATCGCTGACGACGTCGGCATGGGCAAGACGCTCGCCGCAATTGCCGCTGCGATGGACGAGCGCTTCCTGCCGATGGCGATCTGCTGCGAGGCGCACGTGGCCGAGCAGTGGCAGAAGGAATTCATCGGCGAATTCACGACGCTATCGAGCCACGTGATCCAGTCGACCAAGCCGTATCCGCTGCCGAGCGTCGACTGTTACGTCTTCCGCTACTCCAATCAGTGGGGCTGGGTCGACATCGCCGCAACCGGCATGTTCAAGACTGCGATTTTCGACGAGGTGCAGAATTTGCGTCACGGCCGCGGCACCCAGAAGGGCGAAGCCGCCTCCGTCTTCGCCAATCATGCGGCCATGCGCATCGGCCTGTCGGCGACGCCGGTCTATGGCTATGGCGGCGAGATCTTCAACATCCTCGACATCATCGATCCCGGCATTTTGGGCGCCCGCGACGAGTTTATCCGCGAATGGTGCAAATATGCCGACGACAAGAAGCTGATCATCGAAAATCCGCAAGCCCTGGGCGCGCATCTTCGCGACCTCAACATCATGGTCCGCGAGGTCGGAGGCGGTCCGCCGCCCAACCGCATCGTGGTCGACGTGCCCTATGACGACGAGGCCGCGGCGGCCGACGAGCAACTCGCCCGCACGCTGGCGTTGAAGGTGATGTCGGGCAGCTTCACCGAGCGCGGACAGGCGGCACGCGAGCTCGACATGATGGCGCGCCATACGACCGGCGTTGCCAAGGCCCGCCACGTCGCGGCCTATGTCAAGATCCTGCTCGATGCCAAGACGCCGATCATCCTGGGCGGCTGGCACCGCGACGTCTACGACATCTGGCTGAAGGAACTCGCGGACTACAACCCGATGCTCTACACGGGCTCGGAGACAGCGCTTCAGAAGTCGGCCGCCAAGCGCGCCTTCATGCAAGGCGAGACCGACTGCATCATCATGTCGTTGCGATCGGGCGCCGGCCTCGACGGGCTGCAGCATCGCTGCGCGACCGTGGTGCATGGCGAGCTCGACTGGTCGCGCGAGGTCCACAAGCAACTCGCCGGCCGCCTGCGCCCGCACGCGCGGACCGACCCGATCACGGAAATCTTCATCGTCGCCGACGGCGGGTCCGACCCTGTCATCGCCTCTGTGCAGGGCCTGAAGGCGAGCCAAGCGCGCGGCATCATCGATCCGAAGGCGGCAGGCCTTGAGCAGGTTCACACCGATGAATCCCGCATCAAGGCGCTCGCCAAAATGTACCTGGAGAAGGGGAAATGA
- a CDS encoding MazG-like family protein has protein sequence MTALAGEVGEAANVVKKLNRYRDGVVGNKETYDELHVKLRRELGDVGVYLDLMLQRCGCTLEEAMREVFNSKSGEIGYPKVI, from the coding sequence ATGACCGCCTTGGCCGGCGAGGTGGGCGAGGCTGCCAATGTCGTCAAGAAGCTCAACCGCTATCGCGATGGCGTCGTCGGCAACAAGGAGACCTATGACGAGCTGCACGTGAAGCTGCGCCGAGAGCTCGGCGACGTCGGCGTTTATCTCGACCTGATGCTCCAACGTTGCGGATGCACGCTGGAGGAAGCGATGCGCGAGGTCTTCAATAGCAAGTCCGGCGAGATCGGCTATCCGAAGGTGATCTGA
- a CDS encoding DNA cytosine methyltransferase — MEIIVDSFAGGGGASTGIEMALGRSPDIAINHDAIALAMHEVNHPSTVHLTEDIWSVDPRAACAGRPVGLLWASPDCKHFSKAKGGKPVEKSIRSLAWIVVHWANTVAPRVIILENVEEFATWGPLGTDGRPCPLQKGVTFKRWVAELERLGYVVEWRELRACDYGAPTIMSRVSSRDAISIPRLRRQPRTCAPRARVHPAGSPSLRPVRISGGTMNTPLIKPTRVLRTLEGEPPLGIGGLAFRDDQGEWLEHDNPRYRSPSTRIGALALQGGGWLAHPPGFRVDGRQYASREAALRAAIAAMIRRARKYMRAKDGEGTHWTEGFAARVIEWALSLKPVQVPETRDVSANLDQQINSATGELAADELPGSAGLDGSGDIPSAASSPVAPVEMVQNLDQQTYAAIDAGETISDPIVRDLIEAFEKRKQFPAHHTFSMTTEVADGRVVSVATCKCGHVIKFGSNDYVRMNAATEAHWRRFPEGPTVDGRGDPIVPGDASRIAGSKPKRRKKSSDGRADEAMAREADPVVGAATLDARLHSNHGGADQAGMGSERPSPSEANVNIADRAPIPTPVLRSEPASLPPSQDAGSTLAEAAPIGAGGNVIARRNDVIADGWSDLLTAAAGLAWDDEAALPVLHSYDQFLHDKVVTAPMRGIEVPLEALHDYLRPHCKDLVVWALRLGCAAIFASFGLHKTAMQLEWCRQLQRRNGGATLSVLPLGVRHGFVKEAVSLDMAVRFIRTNEEYHLGRAEGVVHFLTNYESIRDGKLDPNLFTACSLDEASVLRSYGSKTFQEFLPLFGKVAFKLVATATPSPNRYKELIHYSGFLGVMDTGLALTRFFQRNSEKAGDLTLYPHKEEEFWMWVHSWAAFLQKPSELGYSDEGYELPPLTLRWHEVPADHSKAEPERDGQSVLFRKGASSLQDAARARRDSLPSRIAKMQDLLAQDPDSHRILWHDLEAEREAIEAAVPGVVAITGSGMDIDEREKHLHDFEEGRTKYFATKPILSGSGSNFQYHCHKAIYVGLPGDGYKFNDWIQSVYRLQRFGQKHPVEIDIIYSEDMRAGRAALEEKWALDTAMRARMSEIIAAHGLNTLPLRDKLLRTMTIKRIEEKGENFTAINNDAVLECRAWPEASVDLIVTSIPFSNHYEYSASYRDFGHTDDNGHFWAQMDFLSCELMRMLQPGRLACIHVKDRVLFGSVTGEGVPTISPFHAEAISHYRGHKFQYLGMITVVTDVVRENNQTYRLGWSENAKDSSKMGVGSPEYVLLFRKPQTDRTRSYADVPVEKSKDDYTRARWQIDAHGFWRSSGDRLLTADEFAAMDAADHAKHFSKLSAERIYDYEAHVAIGERLEAQGALPATFMAIAPGSHDPEVWSDINRMRTLNMMQQRKGAEMHLCPLQFDIVDRLIERYSNEGELVFDPFGGLMTVPFRALLKGRKGAATELSTVYFADGVKYLRQAEEKMAVPALFDLAAVDAANPPPAMRK, encoded by the coding sequence ATGGAAATCATCGTCGACAGCTTTGCGGGTGGCGGCGGGGCCTCGACCGGGATCGAGATGGCCTTGGGCCGCTCGCCCGACATCGCGATCAATCACGACGCGATCGCGCTTGCCATGCACGAGGTCAATCATCCCTCGACCGTGCATCTGACCGAGGACATCTGGTCGGTCGATCCGCGCGCGGCGTGCGCCGGCCGGCCCGTAGGACTGTTGTGGGCCTCGCCCGACTGCAAGCACTTCTCCAAGGCCAAGGGCGGCAAGCCCGTGGAAAAGAGCATCAGGTCGCTCGCCTGGATCGTGGTGCACTGGGCCAATACGGTCGCCCCGCGCGTCATCATTCTGGAGAACGTCGAGGAGTTTGCGACATGGGGTCCGCTCGGTACCGACGGCCGTCCGTGTCCGCTGCAGAAAGGCGTCACCTTCAAGCGCTGGGTCGCCGAGCTGGAGCGCCTCGGCTATGTCGTCGAATGGCGCGAGCTTCGCGCCTGCGACTATGGCGCGCCGACGATCATGTCTCGCGTCTCATCACGAGACGCAATATCCATACCTCGCCTTCGCCGGCAGCCCCGAACCTGCGCTCCGCGCGCTCGCGTTCATCCCGCAGGAAGTCCAAGTCTGCGACCGGTACGAATTTCCGGAGGGACGATGAACACGCCGCTGATCAAACCCACGCGCGTTCTGCGCACCCTCGAAGGTGAGCCGCCGCTCGGCATCGGCGGGCTGGCGTTCCGCGACGACCAGGGCGAATGGCTGGAACACGACAATCCGCGATATCGCTCGCCGTCGACCAGGATCGGCGCGCTCGCGCTGCAAGGCGGGGGGTGGCTTGCCCATCCGCCGGGCTTCCGTGTCGACGGCCGGCAGTATGCCTCTCGCGAGGCAGCGCTGCGGGCTGCAATCGCCGCCATGATCCGCCGCGCGCGGAAATACATGCGCGCCAAGGACGGCGAGGGCACCCACTGGACGGAAGGCTTCGCGGCCCGCGTGATCGAATGGGCGCTGTCGCTAAAGCCTGTGCAAGTGCCTGAAACTCGCGATGTATCGGCTAATCTTGATCAGCAAATCAATAGCGCCACAGGCGAGCTCGCTGCAGACGAGCTTCCCGGCAGCGCCGGGTTGGATGGGAGTGGCGACATCCCATCGGCGGCGTCCTCACCTGTGGCGCCCGTCGAAATGGTCCAGAATCTCGACCAGCAAACCTATGCCGCGATCGACGCCGGCGAGACGATCTCCGATCCGATCGTGCGCGACCTCATCGAGGCCTTCGAGAAGCGCAAACAGTTCCCGGCGCACCACACATTCTCGATGACGACGGAGGTTGCCGACGGACGTGTCGTCTCGGTCGCCACCTGCAAATGCGGCCACGTCATCAAGTTCGGATCGAACGACTATGTCCGCATGAACGCGGCGACCGAGGCTCACTGGCGGCGCTTTCCGGAAGGGCCGACGGTCGACGGCCGCGGCGATCCGATCGTGCCTGGCGATGCCTCGCGGATCGCGGGCAGTAAGCCGAAGAGGCGCAAAAAGAGTTCTGACGGGCGGGCGGACGAGGCTATGGCCCGTGAGGCTGACCCTGTTGTGGGAGCGGCCACGCTTGATGCGCGGTTGCATTCGAACCACGGCGGGGCCGACCAAGCCGGGATGGGAAGCGAGCGGCCCAGCCCGTCAGAAGCCAATGTGAACATCGCAGACCGCGCCCCCATTCCAACTCCGGTCTTGCGATCAGAGCCCGCGTCCCTGCCCCCAAGTCAGGACGCGGGCTCGACCCTTGCCGAGGCTGCGCCAATTGGCGCAGGCGGAAACGTCATCGCGCGGCGCAACGACGTAATCGCCGATGGATGGTCCGATCTGCTGACCGCGGCGGCCGGGCTCGCGTGGGATGACGAGGCGGCGCTGCCCGTGCTGCATTCCTATGATCAGTTTCTCCACGACAAGGTAGTGACGGCCCCGATGCGCGGCATCGAGGTCCCTCTCGAGGCCTTGCACGATTATCTCCGGCCGCATTGCAAGGACCTCGTGGTCTGGGCCTTGCGGCTCGGCTGCGCTGCGATCTTCGCATCCTTCGGCCTGCACAAGACGGCGATGCAACTGGAATGGTGCCGGCAGCTGCAGCGCCGCAACGGCGGGGCCACGCTGAGCGTGCTGCCGCTCGGCGTGCGCCACGGCTTCGTCAAGGAAGCCGTGAGCCTCGACATGGCCGTGCGCTTCATCCGCACCAATGAGGAATACCACCTCGGCCGCGCTGAGGGCGTGGTGCACTTCCTCACCAATTACGAGAGTATCCGCGACGGCAAGCTCGACCCGAACCTGTTCACGGCCTGCTCGCTCGATGAAGCCAGCGTGCTGCGCAGCTACGGCAGCAAGACCTTCCAGGAGTTCCTGCCGCTGTTCGGCAAGGTCGCCTTCAAGCTGGTCGCGACCGCAACGCCGTCGCCGAACCGCTACAAGGAGCTGATCCATTATTCCGGCTTCCTCGGCGTCATGGATACCGGCCTGGCGCTGACGCGCTTCTTCCAGCGCAACTCGGAAAAGGCCGGCGATCTCACGCTCTACCCGCACAAGGAAGAAGAATTCTGGATGTGGGTGCACTCCTGGGCGGCCTTTCTGCAAAAGCCGTCCGAGCTCGGCTACAGCGACGAAGGCTACGAGCTGCCGCCGCTCACGCTGCGCTGGCACGAGGTCCCGGCCGATCACAGCAAGGCCGAGCCTGAGCGCGACGGGCAGTCCGTGTTGTTTCGCAAGGGCGCGTCCTCGCTGCAGGATGCCGCGCGTGCGCGCCGCGATAGTCTGCCCTCGCGCATCGCCAAGATGCAGGATCTGCTTGCGCAGGATCCGGACAGCCATCGCATCCTCTGGCATGACCTCGAGGCGGAGCGCGAGGCGATCGAGGCGGCCGTTCCTGGTGTGGTCGCGATCACCGGCAGCGGGATGGACATCGACGAGCGGGAAAAGCACCTGCACGACTTCGAGGAGGGTCGGACCAAATACTTTGCGACCAAGCCCATCCTCTCCGGCTCAGGCTCGAACTTCCAGTATCACTGCCACAAGGCGATCTATGTCGGCTTGCCCGGCGACGGCTACAAGTTCAACGACTGGATTCAGTCGGTCTACCGGCTGCAGCGCTTCGGCCAGAAACACCCCGTCGAGATCGATATTATCTACTCCGAAGACATGCGCGCCGGCCGGGCCGCGCTGGAGGAGAAGTGGGCGCTCGATACCGCGATGCGCGCCCGCATGAGCGAGATCATCGCCGCTCACGGCCTCAACACCCTGCCTCTGCGGGACAAGCTGCTGCGCACCATGACGATCAAGCGCATCGAGGAGAAGGGCGAGAACTTCACGGCGATCAACAATGACGCTGTGCTTGAGTGCCGCGCCTGGCCGGAGGCCTCCGTCGATCTGATCGTGACCTCGATCCCGTTCTCCAACCACTATGAATATTCGGCCTCCTACCGCGACTTCGGCCATACCGACGACAATGGGCATTTCTGGGCGCAGATGGATTTTCTCAGCTGCGAGCTGATGCGGATGCTGCAGCCCGGGCGCCTTGCCTGCATCCACGTCAAGGACCGGGTGCTGTTCGGCAGCGTCACGGGCGAGGGTGTACCCACGATCTCTCCGTTTCATGCCGAGGCGATCTCGCACTATCGCGGCCACAAATTCCAGTACCTGGGCATGATCACGGTCGTGACCGACGTGGTGCGGGAGAACAATCAGACCTATCGGCTGGGCTGGAGCGAAAACGCCAAGGACTCCAGCAAAATGGGCGTCGGCTCGCCGGAATACGTGCTTCTGTTCCGCAAACCCCAGACCGATCGCACGCGCTCCTATGCCGACGTGCCGGTCGAAAAGAGCAAGGACGACTACACCCGCGCGCGCTGGCAGATCGACGCGCACGGCTTCTGGCGCTCCTCCGGCGACCGGCTGCTGACGGCCGATGAATTTGCCGCGATGGATGCCGCCGATCACGCTAAGCACTTCTCGAAGCTGAGCGCGGAACGGATCTACGACTATGAGGCGCATGTCGCCATCGGGGAGCGGCTTGAGGCCCAAGGCGCGCTGCCGGCGACGTTCATGGCGATCGCGCCCGGCTCGCACGATCCAGAGGTCTGGAGTGACATCAACCGGATGCGCACGCTCAACATGATGCAGCAGAGGAAGGGCGCGGAGATGCACCTGTGCCCGCTGCAATTCGACATCGTCGACCGCCTGATCGAACGCTACTCCAACGAAGGCGAGCTGGTGTTCGATCCCTTCGGCGGATTGATGACGGTCCCTTTTCGGGCGCTGCTGAAGGGACGCAAGGGCGCCGCGACCGAGCTGTCGACGGTCTACTTCGCCGATGGCGTCAAGTACCTGCGGCAGGCCGAAGAAAAGATGGCCGTGCCGGCGTTGTTCGATCTGGCGGCGGTTGACGCTGCCAACCCCCCCCCAGCGATGCGCAAGTGA
- the nusG gene encoding transcription termination/antitermination protein NusG, whose protein sequence is MNDQGEGRMLAVNKMGFQNADGTTGIEGAACPWPRGPRIGKRDGKGWYLLQVKSGAEVKIAEFLKPFGYEVYYPKTMILKRVPLRQMTPSQRKAGAAVSRPHIIPVFPGYPYIQFDLTDERCHQLFSFAGVYGLHCAGDRPVIVDDVYVNHLKSFEDSDTGMIPGSTALADLFAVGDHVRIQDFGPLRGFTAVIEQLPHKLQQQLRDGKLEELDESMCATIAIEIFGRVTLAKAPLSSLESLK, encoded by the coding sequence GTGAACGACCAAGGTGAGGGCAGGATGTTGGCAGTGAACAAGATGGGGTTCCAGAACGCGGATGGCACGACCGGCATCGAGGGTGCGGCATGTCCGTGGCCGCGCGGCCCGCGCATCGGTAAGCGCGACGGGAAGGGTTGGTATCTGTTGCAGGTCAAGAGCGGCGCGGAGGTGAAGATCGCCGAGTTCCTCAAGCCGTTCGGCTACGAGGTCTATTACCCTAAGACCATGATCCTGAAGCGCGTGCCGCTGCGTCAGATGACGCCGTCGCAGCGCAAGGCGGGTGCTGCCGTCAGTCGACCACACATCATCCCGGTCTTTCCGGGTTATCCCTACATCCAATTCGATCTCACCGATGAGCGCTGCCATCAGTTGTTTAGCTTTGCGGGTGTGTACGGTCTGCACTGCGCTGGAGACCGGCCGGTCATCGTCGACGACGTCTATGTCAACCACCTCAAAAGTTTTGAAGACAGCGATACCGGCATGATCCCCGGATCGACGGCGCTAGCCGATCTCTTTGCTGTTGGAGATCACGTTCGAATTCAAGACTTCGGGCCGCTCCGTGGGTTCACAGCTGTCATCGAGCAGCTGCCACACAAACTGCAGCAGCAACTCAGGGACGGGAAGCTTGAGGAACTTGACGAATCAATGTGCGCGACCATAGCTATTGAAATATTCGGAAGGGTGACGCTGGCAAAGGCTCCGCTCTCCTCCCTCGAAAGCCTGAAGTAG
- a CDS encoding DUF2312 domain-containing protein, with product MDAQRSDSPGHNAKEQLKAIVERIERLEGEKKATSDDIRDVYAEAKGNGYEVKALRRVVRLRRMDASQKAANDEVETILETYMQSLGML from the coding sequence ATGGACGCGCAACGGTCGGACTCACCCGGCCACAATGCCAAGGAACAGCTGAAGGCGATCGTCGAGCGGATCGAGCGGCTGGAGGGGGAGAAGAAGGCGACCTCCGACGACATCCGCGACGTCTACGCGGAGGCGAAGGGCAACGGCTACGAGGTCAAGGCGCTGCGCCGCGTGGTTCGGCTGCGGCGGATGGATGCCTCGCAGAAGGCCGCCAACGACGAGGTCGAGACGATCCTGGAGACCTATATGCAGTCGCTGGGGATGCTGTGA
- a CDS encoding S-adenosylmethionine decarboxylase: MVEALGARMRSFGLVLHGQLTEKQWKEFLVAVCDAIGMYPVGEPAVWTYPLEGKGGIGQTLMLPITESFLVVDTWSDHDGAYLFVCSCREFAIGVVFDSAESFGLKPSAAEDGAFFHQLRLK; this comes from the coding sequence ATGGTGGAGGCGCTGGGGGCACGGATGCGCTCGTTCGGCCTGGTTCTCCACGGCCAGCTGACCGAAAAGCAGTGGAAGGAATTCCTGGTCGCGGTGTGCGATGCGATCGGCATGTACCCGGTCGGCGAGCCCGCGGTCTGGACCTATCCGCTCGAAGGCAAGGGTGGGATCGGGCAAACCTTGATGTTGCCGATCACGGAATCCTTCCTGGTCGTCGATACATGGTCGGACCACGACGGCGCCTACCTGTTCGTCTGCTCCTGCCGGGAATTTGCAATAGGCGTCGTGTTCGATTCTGCGGAGAGCTTCGGCCTCAAGCCGTCGGCGGCGGAAGACGGCGCGTTCTTCCATCAACTGCGGTTGAAGTGA
- a CDS encoding terminase large subunit domain-containing protein, protein MHDERPDALRVHLWPKQWVAFLTEATEVLFGGAAGPGKSHLMRVAAIVWCCSIAGLQVYLFRRVREDLYKNHLEGPKGFRAMLAPLVLGGWCRIIGDEVRFWNGSRIYLCHCKAESDVYKYQGAEIHVLLIDELTHFSEFMYRFLRGRVRMVGITLPPEYVGKFPRILCGSNPGNTGHLWVKTTFITGTMPLAVRRMPKAEGGMLRQFIPARLEDNPSMMKDDPDYEAKLYGLGSASLVKAMRDGDWDVVEGAFFDEWSNPQHVLAPFTLPRHWLRFRSGDWGSYSPFSIGWWAVVGDDHRIGGREARGLDGLKPDAYDGSQYRSTLLPRGAIIRYREDYGAKGGKLTAEQVGARIARLEKDDPKLSYGVLDPSTFKEDGGPSIAERINQVLIKEKLVPFREADNTRVSRSESRDRGGPMSGWDLFRARLIGTAKRSEDGSVDWSTGRPMMYVFATCTDFIRTVPVLQHDQARPEDLDTTGEDHAADDGRYASTSRPWVKSLTPAAKEARDAYSENRDERYSEDTATL, encoded by the coding sequence GTGCATGACGAGCGGCCCGACGCGCTCCGCGTTCACCTCTGGCCCAAGCAGTGGGTCGCGTTCCTAACCGAGGCGACGGAGGTTCTGTTCGGCGGCGCGGCCGGTCCGGGCAAGTCTCATCTGATGCGGGTCGCCGCGATCGTGTGGTGCTGCTCGATCGCGGGCCTTCAGGTCTATCTGTTCCGCCGCGTCCGCGAGGATCTCTACAAGAACCATCTGGAAGGCCCCAAGGGCTTCCGCGCGATGCTGGCGCCGCTGGTGTTGGGTGGCTGGTGCCGCATCATCGGCGATGAAGTCCGCTTCTGGAACGGCAGCCGCATCTATCTCTGCCACTGCAAGGCCGAGAGCGACGTCTACAAGTACCAGGGCGCGGAAATCCACGTCCTACTGATCGATGAGCTGACGCACTTCTCCGAATTCATGTACCGCTTCCTGCGGGGGCGCGTGCGCATGGTCGGCATCACGCTTCCGCCGGAGTATGTCGGCAAGTTTCCGCGGATCCTGTGCGGCTCCAACCCCGGCAATACCGGGCATCTGTGGGTCAAGACCACCTTCATCACCGGCACGATGCCGCTCGCCGTCCGCCGGATGCCGAAGGCTGAAGGCGGCATGCTGCGCCAGTTCATCCCGGCGCGGCTCGAAGACAATCCTTCGATGATGAAGGATGACCCGGACTACGAGGCCAAGCTTTACGGCCTCGGTTCGGCCTCGCTCGTCAAGGCGATGCGCGATGGCGACTGGGATGTGGTGGAAGGCGCCTTCTTCGACGAGTGGAGCAATCCGCAGCATGTTCTCGCGCCGTTCACTCTTCCGCGGCATTGGCTGCGGTTTCGCTCTGGTGACTGGGGCTCTTACAGCCCGTTCAGCATCGGCTGGTGGGCTGTCGTCGGCGACGACCACAGGATAGGCGGGCGCGAAGCCCGCGGGCTCGACGGCTTAAAGCCTGACGCTTATGACGGCTCGCAATACCGGTCAACGCTGCTGCCTCGCGGCGCCATCATCCGCTACCGCGAGGACTATGGTGCAAAAGGCGGCAAGCTGACGGCCGAACAGGTCGGCGCTCGCATCGCCCGGCTCGAAAAGGACGATCCGAAACTCTCCTACGGCGTGCTCGATCCTTCGACCTTCAAGGAAGATGGCGGCCCGTCGATCGCAGAGCGCATCAACCAGGTCCTGATCAAGGAGAAGCTGGTCCCGTTCCGCGAAGCCGACAACACGCGCGTGTCTCGCTCGGAGAGCCGGGATCGCGGCGGCCCGATGTCGGGCTGGGATCTGTTCCGCGCGCGCCTGATCGGTACGGCCAAGCGCAGCGAGGACGGTTCGGTCGATTGGTCGACGGGCCGGCCGATGATGTACGTGTTCGCGACGTGTACGGATTTCATCCGCACGGTCCCCGTGCTGCAGCACGATCAGGCGCGGCCTGAGGATCTCGATACCACGGGCGAGGATCACGCTGCCGACGATGGCCGGTACGCCTCGACCTCGCGCCCTTGGGTCAAGTCGCTGACGCCCGCCGCCAAGGAAGCACGCGATGCCTACAGCGAGAACCGCGACGAGCGCTACTCGGAAGACACTGCAACACTGTGA